The window CGTCCGCGTCCCGGCACGTCTACCGGGTCAGCGCGACCCTCCCCCAGTCCTGCGGCGAGACCCCCCGCTCCGCCCGGGTGCAGGTCACCACCGCACCCGGTCCCGCCGCCCGGCCGGCGGCACCGGCGTCGCTCGAGGTGACCGGAAACGCCCCCGGCAACTGGCCCACCGACGCCCGGCTCACCCTGGAATGGTCCGCCTCCACCGGAGGCGAGCCCGCCATCAGCTACCGGGTGTACGAGGGCGCGACCGTCGCCGGCGCGACCGACGGGACCCAGCTGACGCTGGCGGTGGGCGGGGCGACCTGGCACACGTACACGGTGGTCGCCGTCGACGCCGCCGGCAACGAGTCAGCGGCCAGCCCGCCGGTGACCGCGCAGGGCATGTTCTTTCCGCCGCCGTAGGGCAGGCGACGCCGCACGGCTGGTAGAGCAGCTTCAGGTTGCAGGGATCAATGACGCCGGTGGCCTGCTGGGACGTGTGCCGTTCGAGAAGTCGGTTTCAACTCCGGCCTCGGACACCAGTTCTGGTGGAGTTCCACCGATCATGAGTCGGACTCAACTCCGCAGCTGTGCGCACACGACATACCTGCTGTTACAGGTGATCGTCGGCACCGGCGAGCCGCACATCGCTGCCGGCGCGCAGCGGCGTGCTCACGGTTGGACCGACCATGACATCACCTCGTCGCCGCGACCGTGAGCAGTTCATCGGCGCGCTCATCCCCACCCCACTTCCCGACCGACCGCGGCCCCGCCCCGCGCCGATACCGGCGCTGCCCGCACCACGCCCGCCAGCGACCGGCCCATCGGAGGAGATCCTGATCGGCACGGCCCGTCCGGACCATCCGGGTCGGGTGACCGAACGCGGCCTGCTACGCGCGCTGCGCTGGGACCCGGGCCACCCCATCGACATCCACCCGCACGACGGGATGCTGGTCATCGCGTCAACGCCGGCGGGGCAGCACGCGGTGGGCAGCCGAGGAGAGCTGCCGCTACCTGCCAGCGTCCGCCAGATGTGCGCGATCGTTGCCGGGCAGCCGCTACTGCTCGCCGCCCTCATCGACCACGACCTGCTGGTGATCCATCCCGCCAGCACCGTCAAACGGCTACTCGCCGACCTCCACACCCGGATCACCGGTGGCCGTCGTGCCGGCTGACCCCGCCCGCGTCGCCGCCGCCCGAGAGATACTGGCCCACTTGGCGTCACCCTCACCGATCTGCAGGCCGAACCCGGTCCACGCCTGCCGACCCTCGCCGAGTACCTGCCAAACGTTATCGCCGCGGCCGGGCCAGCGGCAACGACGTCATCCTCGACGCCCTGCTGCTACGCCTGCACACCGAGACCGCCTGCCGCCGCGGCGGCGCACTCGGACTCCGGCTGACCGACCTGGACACCCACCGCGGGCTCGTGCGACTCACCGAGAAAGGCGCCGCCCTGCGCTGGCAACCGATCACCCTCGACCTCGCCGCGCACCTCGACGACCACGCCCGGACTCGGGGCGCAGTCCTGCCCAGCGACCAACTGTTGCGCTACCGCAACGGCCGACCGATCACCAGCCGCCGCTACGACCACCTGTGGAAACGCATCGGCGAACAACTCCCCTGGGTCGCCACCCAAGGCATCTCCGCCCACTGGCTACGCCACGCCACCCCACCTGGGTCGAACGCCACCACGGCTGCGGCATCGCCCGCGCCTACGCCGGACACACCGACTCCACCGGCCCAGCCACCACCACCTACATCAAAGCCGACCTGCAAACCGTCGCCGCCGCGCTGGCCACCATGACCGGCCGGCCCCACCCACTCGCCACCACCGCATGGACCAACCGGCCTCCCACCGATCGACTCCCGCGACACCCTCAGAACCGGCCGAAGTACCCGACTGGTGACTTCCTCGCCGCTGACCGCGATCACGCGGAACCACGGTTGGAGGTACATCCGCGAGGAATTCGGCGGGAACCGACATGGTCAGCCCCAGCCGATTCCGTCGGTGGGCGTGGACCATGTTGCGCGCGCCGGCCCAGGCGCCACAGGACCGAACTACTCGATCGGAGGGCGTGGCCGACCCGCGCCGCCGCCATTCCACGTTGGACTACGTTAGTCCCGGCGAGTATGTGGCAACGGCATACTCCCGCAGGCCAGCGAGCAAGGTAGCGTGAGATCGATTCACCTACCCTGTCCGTCAAACCGGGTCAGTCCCACTTGACACTCCCTCTCGACCGCCGGATCGGCGTCGCCCCCTCGGCCCTGAGGTCCGAATCTGGTTCCGGCTGATCGGCGTCAGCCGGCCGGCACCAGGAAGCGGGAGACGCTGAGGAGCTTTTCGCGGGTTTCCTCGAGTTCACGTTCGGGGTCCGACTGGGCGACCACCCCGGCACCGGCCCGCAGCCAGGTCCGGCCGGAGCGGCGGAAGATGCTGCGCAACACCAGCGCCGCATCGAGGCTGCCGTCCGAGTCCGCCATCAACACGGCTCCGCTGTAGAGGCCACGTTCCGTCTCGACGCCGCGGATCAGGTCACAGGCGTCGCGCTTCGGGACGCCTGAGGCGGTGATCGCCGGGAAGAGCACCGCCAGCGCGTCCCATCCGGTGGTGTCCGTCGTGAGCCGCCCGCTGACCTCCGACGCAAGGTGCTGGACGCTGCCGCGTTCCTTCACGGACATGAAGTCCTGGACGGTCACCGTGCCGGGCTCGCAGATGCCGGCCAGCTCCGTAGTGGCGTAGTGCACCGAAATGGCGTGCTCGAACACCTCCTTGGCGTCGCGGTAGAGCTCTCCACGCCGGGCGGCGTCCTGGTCGGGGATGCCGTCGAACGCGCGGGTGCCCGCCAGCGGCTGTGTGACGACCCGGCCGTCCGAGTTGACCCCGGCGACGATCTCGGGGCTGAACCCGGCCGCCTCCCAGCCGCCCAGGTCTAGCAGGAAGGAACGCGCGGGGTTGTTGCCGCGACGCCCCTCCAGGTAGGTCGCCGCGAGGTCGATCCGGGTCTGGACGGCAACCACCCGGGACAGGATGACCTTGTCCAGGCGGCCACCACGGATGCTCGCGATCGCCTCGGCGACCGCCTTGCAGTACAGGTCCACCTCGGGGCCGTTCAGGTCGATCTCCACGCGGCCAGGTGTGGACGGCCGGGCGGCAACCTGGGTCGCCGCCATCAGCCTCTCCTGCAAGGCGTCCAGCTCCGGCTCGGTGTCGGCAAGCAGAAGCGCGGAATCCTTGGAGAGCCTGATCTCGCGCTCCGGGACCGCCAGATGGACGGCGTACTCAAAGGTCACCCACCCGTAAGCCCGCCATCTCTCGTAGGGGAGGGCTGCCATCGCCTCCTGCACGCCCTCGAAACCGGGCATGACGACGTTCGCCCGTTCACCCTCGGCGAAGCACAACGCCTCGGGGTACTCGTACAAGACGAAAGGTTGCTTCGTACCTGCCGCGAGCGCCGCGGCGGTGGCGAACCGATCGGCATTGAGCGCAACCCGACGATGTCCCAGAGTCATGACGTTTCCTTGACCAGGCGCTCAACCAGAGCGGCCTTGCTCACCTTGCCGACATTGGTCAGCGGCAGCGCGTCGACGATCTCAAGCCGATCGGGCAGCTTGTACGCAGCCACGCCTCGCTCCCGCAGGAACGCCTTTATCTCGCGCAGCGCAGGTGCGGCTCCTCTGGCGACAACGCAAGCGCAGATCACCTCGCCCATGACCGCGTCGGGCAACCCGACCACCGCGACGTCGTGCACGGACTCATGCGCGAGTAGGTGGTTCTCCAGCTCCTGCGCTGGAACTTTCTCGCCACCGCGATTGATCTGGTCCTTGTTGCGACCCTCGACGATCAGATGCCCGGTCGGCAGCACTCGAACGATGTCTCCGGTGCGGAAGAATCCGTCCGGCGTGAAGGACCGCGAGTCGGCCCGATAGTAGCCACGCAACGTGTACGGCCCTCGGGTCAGCAGCTCACCGTCGACCACCTGGATCTCGTCGCCAGGGCTGAGCGGCCTCCCCTGCGTACCGATGACAAGGTCCTCGGGGTCGTCTAGGCGGGTGAAGTTCAGCAGCCCTTCCGCCATCCCGAAAACCTGCTGCAACGCGCAACCCAGCGTGCCGCGCACCCGCCCGGCGGGCTCCGGGTTCAGCCGGGCACCACCCACCTGCAACAGCTCCAGACTGGACAGGTCAGCACCCATCACGTCCGCGACGTCCATCCACAGCAATGCCACCGGTGGGACGACCGCCGTCACGGTGATCCGCTCACGCTCGATCAGCGCGAACGCGGTGTCCGGGCTCGGATCGGGCGCGAGCACCACCGTGGCGCCCGCGGCCATCGCACCGAGCAACCCGGGGCACGCGAGCGCGAAGTTGTGGGCCGCCGGCAACGCGACCAGGTAGCGGGTTTCTTCGGTGAAGCCGCAGACCTCAGCGCTCGCCCGCGCGTTGTACAGATAGTCGTTGTGCGTACGGGGAATGAGCTTGGGGGTCCCGGTCGTACCGCCGGAAAGCAGAAACAGTGCCGGTTCCGCCGGATCGGCCGCGGGTAGCGACACCGGCTCGCCCTGCGGCACGGCCTCGAACTCACCCGGCTCGCCGACAACGAACACGTGCCGCACAAGCCCGCTTACCGTGCGCGCCAGCGCTCGATGCTCAGGGCTCGAACCGTCGATGATGTAGATCGCTGCCTGGCTCAGCTCGCACAACGGCACGATCTCGCTTTCCCGGTGCGCGGGCAGCGCCAGCACGGGCAGCAGCCGGGCACGCAGCAACGCGAACAGCACCGCCACAAACTCCGGCACGTTCGGCAACTGCACCAGCACTCGCGTGTACGGGTCCAGTCCGATCCCGGCCAGCCCTGCGGCGAGGCGGTCGGCCCACTCGTCAAGCTCCGCCCAGCTCCACCGCCGCCCGTCTGCGGCGATCAGCACCGTACGGGCAGGATGCTTGCGGGCACCTTCGCGCAGCAGCACATCGAGTGGCTCACCGGTCCAGTAGCCGGCCTCACGGTAGTGGTCCGCTAGGTCTTGCGGCCAGGGCTTACAGCCATCCAGCATCAGGGTCCTCCTGTCACGCAGATCGCGTCCGCGGGCGTCCGATCGGCCGCCGGGCGTTCGAAGGTTCCGTTCTCGAGGGTCAGCACGTCGTCCGAGATCCGCCGCACGACGTGGTTGTCATGGGTGATCGAGAGGACGGCCAGCGCCTGGGTGGCGCACAGCTCCCGCAGCAGGTCGAGCACTGCCGCCCGGGTCACCGAGTCCAGCGCCGAGGTGACCTCGTCGCAGATCAGCACACGGGGCCCGGCGGCCAGGGCCCGGGCGATCGCGACCCGCTGCCGTTGCCCGCCGGATATCTCACCCGGTAGCCGCCGGGCATGGTCGACGGGCAGCCCTACCAGCCCGAGTAGCCGGTCGATCTCCGCAGCGAGCTCGGTCCGGTCCGTGATGCCGCGCAGCAGTTTCAGCGGGCGGACGAGCGCCGTCTGGATCTGCTGCCCGGGATGGAGGGTGTCGGCCGGGTTCTGGGGCACCAGTTGGATCGCCGCGCGCTGCCGGGTCGGGCGTCGGCGGGCGCTCGACGCGAGCGGCGTTCCGTCGAGCAGCAACTCGCCGCCCTCCGGCCGGTGCAGCCCGGCGAGGCACCGGGCAAGCGTGGTCTTGCCGCTGCCGGACGAGCCCACCACCGTCAAGCACCGCCCGGGGCGCAGCTCCAAGTCGACACCGTCGAGCACGCGCCGGCCCGCGTATCCGGCTTGCAGCCGCCGGGCCCGCAGAATCGGCGGTTCCAGTGGCGGCTCCGGCCGGGGGCCGGGTTGCGCGACGGCGGCCACGAGCGCGGCCGCCGCCGGGGACTCGGGTCTGGTCAGGACATCCGCCGCCGGCCGGTGCTCCACCACCCGGCCGGCGTCGAGCACCACGATCTGGTCGACAAGGCCCGCGGTGGAGTCGATGTCGTGTGTGATCCAGAGCAGTGCGACTCCGTCGGCGCGCAACCTGCCCAGCTCCGCCCGGAACTCCT is drawn from Micromonospora sp. Llam0 and contains these coding sequences:
- a CDS encoding site-specific integrase, with the protein product MHTETACRRGGALGLRLTDLDTHRGLVRLTEKGAALRWQPITLDLAAHLDDHARTRGAVLPSDQLLRYRNGRPITSRRYDHLWKRIGEQLPWVATQGISAHWLRHATPPGSNATTAAASPAPTPDTPTPPAQPPPPTSKPTCKPSPPRWPP
- a CDS encoding salicylate synthase; the encoded protein is MYEYPEALCFAEGERANVVMPGFEGVQEAMAALPYERWRAYGWVTFEYAVHLAVPEREIRLSKDSALLLADTEPELDALQERLMAATQVAARPSTPGRVEIDLNGPEVDLYCKAVAEAIASIRGGRLDKVILSRVVAVQTRIDLAATYLEGRRGNNPARSFLLDLGGWEAAGFSPEIVAGVNSDGRVVTQPLAGTRAFDGIPDQDAARRGELYRDAKEVFEHAISVHYATTELAGICEPGTVTVQDFMSVKERGSVQHLASEVSGRLTTDTTGWDALAVLFPAITASGVPKRDACDLIRGVETERGLYSGAVLMADSDGSLDAALVLRSIFRRSGRTWLRAGAGVVAQSDPERELEETREKLLSVSRFLVPAG
- a CDS encoding (2,3-dihydroxybenzoyl)adenylate synthase; the protein is MLDGCKPWPQDLADHYREAGYWTGEPLDVLLREGARKHPARTVLIAADGRRWSWAELDEWADRLAAGLAGIGLDPYTRVLVQLPNVPEFVAVLFALLRARLLPVLALPAHRESEIVPLCELSQAAIYIIDGSSPEHRALARTVSGLVRHVFVVGEPGEFEAVPQGEPVSLPAADPAEPALFLLSGGTTGTPKLIPRTHNDYLYNARASAEVCGFTEETRYLVALPAAHNFALACPGLLGAMAAGATVVLAPDPSPDTAFALIERERITVTAVVPPVALLWMDVADVMGADLSSLELLQVGGARLNPEPAGRVRGTLGCALQQVFGMAEGLLNFTRLDDPEDLVIGTQGRPLSPGDEIQVVDGELLTRGPYTLRGYYRADSRSFTPDGFFRTGDIVRVLPTGHLIVEGRNKDQINRGGEKVPAQELENHLLAHESVHDVAVVGLPDAVMGEVICACVVARGAAPALREIKAFLRERGVAAYKLPDRLEIVDALPLTNVGKVSKAALVERLVKETS
- a CDS encoding ABC transporter ATP-binding protein — translated: MSEPLVKVNGLRLYAAAGPIIDGVDLEIGPGAAVAVVGASGSGKTTLALACLGRLRDGIWHAGGTVTVDGRDVLRHRPDSVGYVGQDPGSSLNPYRKLRATVRSAAGLRGPVDHVLRRAGLDPALGDRRPAELSGGQQQRGALAVALSRNPRLLVLDEPTSALDPRAVEEFRAELGRLRADGVALLWITHDIDSTAGLVDQIVVLDAGRVVEHRPAADVLTRPESPAAAALVAAVAQPGPRPEPPLEPPILRARRLQAGYAGRRVLDGVDLELRPGRCLTVVGSSGSGKTTLARCLAGLHRPEGGELLLDGTPLASSARRRPTRQRAAIQLVPQNPADTLHPGQQIQTALVRPLKLLRGITDRTELAAEIDRLLGLVGLPVDHARRLPGEISGGQRQRVAIARALAAGPRVLICDEVTSALDSVTRAAVLDLLRELCATQALAVLSITHDNHVVRRISDDVLTLENGTFERPAADRTPADAICVTGGP